TAAGTTTCCAACAAATGGGTCTGTTGCAATTTTGAATGCTAATGCAGCAAATGGTTCGTTATCATCTGCGTGACGCTCACCTTCAGTCTCATCAAGGTTAATACCTGTAATTGCAGGAACCTCTGTTGGTGCAGGTAAATAATCAATAACTGCATCAAGCATTGCTTGAACACCTTTATTTTTAAATGCTGAACCACAAGTAACAAGAATAATCTCATTAGCAAGTACACGATGACGTAAGCCTGCTTTGATCTCTTCTTCAGTTAATTCTTCACCACCGAAGTATTTATCCATTAACTCATCAGATGCTTCTGCTGCCGCTTCAATTAATTTTCCACGCCATTCTTCGCAATCAGCAACCATATCTTCTGGAATATCGTCATAGGTAAATGTCATACCCATATCTTCTTCGTTCCAGTTGATTGCCTTCATTTTTACTAAATCAACCACACCTTTAAAGTCTTCTTCAGCACCAATAGGTAATTGTAAAGCAACTGCTGTACCGCCTAAACGTGTTTTAATTTGCTCAACAACACGAAGGAAGTTTGCACCAGTACGATCCATTTTGTTTACGAATGCAATACGAGGTACTTTGTATTTATTTGCTTGACGCCATACTGTTTCAGACTGAGGTTGAACACCACCAACCGCACAGTAAACCATTACCGCACCATCAAGAACACGCATTGAACGTTCTACTTCGATAGTAAAGTCAACGTGTCCTGGAGTATCGATAATATTGATACGGTGTTGATCGTATTGTTGTGACATACCTTGCCAGAAGGTTGTTGTCGCAGCCGATGTGATTGTAATTCCACGCTCTTGTTCTTGTTCCATCCAGTCCATCGTAGCTGCACCATCGTGCACCTCTCCGATTTTATGACTTAGACCTGTATAGAATAAGATACGCTCAGTTGTAGTTGTTTTACCAGCATCAATGTGAGCACTAATACCGATATTACGATATCTTTCAATCGGGGTTGTACGAGCCATTTTATTTCCTAATTGATTTTAAAATTTTTTATATAACAAGGCTTCATCGCATAATTTAATGTATGTGATGAAGCCTAAAAATAAAACAATTATGCTATTACCAGCGGTAGTGAGCAAATGCTTTATTCGCTTCAGCCATACGGTGAACGTCTTCACGTTTTTTCACCGATGCACCTTTGTTTTCTGTTGCATCAGAAAGTTCGTTTGCTAAACGTAATGCCATTGATTTGTCACCACGTTTACGAGCTGAATCTACGATCCAACGCATAGCCAATGCATTACGACGCACTGGGCGAACTTCTACTGGCACTTGGTAAGTTGAACCACCCACACGACGAGATTTAACCTCAACAGTTGGGCGAACATTTTCAAGTGCTTCCTCAAATGCTTCTAATGCGTCTTTACCTGTACGTTGTGCTAACGTCTCTAAAGCACCATAAACAATTGATTCTGCGATAGATTTTTTACCATCTACCATTAAAACATTAATAAATTTCGCAAGTAATTCTGATCCGAATTTAGGATCTGGAAGGATCTTGCGTTGTCCAATAACACGACGACGTGGCATTGCAAATTCTCCGTATAAATCTTCAGGATATCCAAAACTCTTTTGACTGGAGTTTCGTATAAATATAAATAACTAAATTAACGTTTGGCCTTACTTAACGGAGAACCATTAAGATTTAGGACGTTTAACGCCATATTTAGAACGCGCTTGTTTACGATCTTTTACGCCAGCACAGTCAAGTGCACCACGTACGGTGTGGTAACGCACACCAGGTAAGTCTTTAACACGACCACCACGGATAAGAACAACACTATGCTCTTGAAGGTTATGACCTTCACCACCGATATAAGAAGTTACTTCGTAACCATTTGTTAGACGAATACGACATACTTTACGTAATGCTGAATTCGGTTTTTTAGGTGTAGTTGTGTACACACGTGTACACACGCCACGTTTCTGCGGACAAGATTCTAATGCAGGAACGTTGCTTTTTACAACCTTTTTCACACGCGGTTTGCGTACTAATTGGTTGATAGTTGCCATTAAAAAACTCCAGTTTAAAATTAAATATTAATTAAAAGTCCTTTCATACATAATAAAAGGACGTGTAATTCTATTGTTGTATTGAATAATTGTCAAGAAATATGTATTAAACCTACACATATTACTGCTTCACTCATTATCAAAAGCTTTAATTTATTAAAAAACCGCTTTTAGACCAAGAAAATAACCTCTTTCAGCGCCAGGTACTATCGTTGGAGAAAAACCTGTACCAGATGAATAATTGAAGTATTTTTTATCAAAAACATTCGTTATACCACCATATACTTGTATCCAATCTCTAGGTTGATACTTCATACTCAAGTCAACAATTTCGAAACTTTTTACCTGATCATTTCCTTTACCCTCTTGATCTTCTTGGTACATAGTATTTTCATATTTACTTTGATAAGTATAGCGTACAGTTGCCGATAAATTGTCAGTGAAATCATAAGTTGCACGTAAAGCGACTTTATGTCGAGGTACTTTTTGTAACCCTGATCTTAAGAAGTTAGAAGTTTTACCTTTATACCGTTTACTTGCAATATACTTACGTATCTCATCACTTGCATAATCTGTACGACCTTTTAAGTAAGAATAACTTTCTTCTAATGTAAGATTACCAAATTGCTGTATCATTGAGAGATCCATTCCCCAACGTTTTGTTTTTAAAGCATTAATAGTTTCATAATTACCACGATAAATAAGGCGAGACATTTGGTTATTCGTTTGTGAATACCAACCTACTAAATTGACTGTAGTAAATTTAAAAGAGTCTTTTAGCCCTATTTCATACATATTAAATTTTTCAGGCTCCGCCCTTGTACCACGATAATGATATATTTTCTTCTTGTCTTTATTCATTGATGAAACAATATCAGTAACTTGTATTCCATCCGGCACGGTGTAACCTCGCTCGTAACGAGCATAAACACGTCCTGAATCACTGTAATGATAGGCAAGACTTAAATCAAAGGCTGTATTCCATAAGTTTTTGGTATCATTAAATATTTGATTTTCTTTTATACTATACTGATAACGCGCTTTTTCAAAGCCCCATTTTGTTAACTCTCGACGAATACCTTGGCTAGTTTCCCAATTTCCCCATTTCAATTGGTTAGCTATATATCCTGCAAAAACTTTTTTATCATAATTAAATATCTTAGGTTTTTTATAACTATAGTATTCTAATTGAGATTTTTGAACTGTTCCATCAATCCCTATTAACAGTTCTCCACCATTCATATAGTGCCATTTAACTTTATTACGAATACCAAATGCATTAGTATAAACCGTTTTATCAAGCTCTTTTACTCCTACATAAAAACCTTTTTGATAAAAAGCATCTGAAATGACACTAATATTATTGACTGTATTATAACGATAAGTGACACTTATATGATCCTGACGACGATCTCCATACAAATACGCCCTCTTACCATTTTTTATTTTAGGTCGATAATTTGTTCCATATTTTTTGACTTTATCATAACTAATATTCTCAAGATAAAGAGAATCTTCGTTTAAGTGAGAGGCTCTTACAGTTAAGTTTTGTGTATCATTAATATCCCAACTTAATCCTGCAGAATAATATTCTGAATGGCGAAAAGTATCAACAAAATGAAGGTCTCTATTTAACTTACTTGCATTAAATGTGACAGCTAAATTATCATTTAAACGGGTACCAAGATTTACATTCAAACGATAACCCTTAGAGTTAGATTCTCCAGATAGACTATAGACTGGATTATCAACACTTTTTACACTAGAAGTGATATTGACTATCCCTCCAGATGCTCCACTACCATATAATACAGAACCACCACCTGGAATAATCTCTATACGCTCAATTTGTTCTACAGGAATTACATCATAGTTCAGCTGATTTGGATGATTCGTTAATGCAGTAATTGGTACACCATCAACGATTACCTGAATATTACGCGAGGCTTGATCTGCACCTTGTCCACGAATATCTATTTGACCATGCCCTGTCGCCCCAACAGAAACAGAAGGCACTTCGGCAAGTATATCCGAGATAGTACGATGACCTTTTTCTTGAATCTGTTCTTTAGAAATAACGATGATTTCTTTAGTATTACGGAGGTGTTCAATTTCAAGATACTCAGGATGAACGTAAATCGTACCTAATTCGGTAGAGGGAGTTTTATCAACATTTAGAATTGTCGAGTTTTCTGTTTGTAATGCAAAGATATTCGAAGAAAATACTATAGACACTATTCCAATACTAATATTGCTATATCTCATAAGAAACCCCTTTATATTAATGTGAGTCATTATCATAAAGGGGCATTATATAAATATATAAAAGGAAAAACAAGCGGTAACATTTAGAACAAAATTTGCAAATTCTTCCTTTTATCGGTAGTAAGTTATTCTTCGCTCGTATTTGCTAATCGAGGAGCAGAATATATATGACTAGTCGCACTTGAATGACCGCCAAATCCTTTGCCGTAGAAATAATAGCGAGAATCTTGCCATTCAACAGCCTCAAAACACTCTTCTGACTCTAATGGAGATGTAGCTAATGTCATTTCTGCCGTTGTATGAGCAACTCGTGAGACAGTACCTAAATTGCCGTCAAATTGATAGCTACTTTGATAAGACTCTGTCTGTAATTGCTTACCTTTTACTTCTTCTTGCACTTCATTCACAGCTACCGTTACTTGATCCGATGAGTGTGATTTCTTCTGTTTTTCATTTTTCTCTTTCACCAAATCTCTGTCTGATTCTTGAGTAATGACATTACCTAAAGGTCGAGAAGACGAAACGCTCTTATCTTTAACTACAATTGGCGTTACTGGAGTGAGAAGCTCATTGTTTTGCTGTTCTAGCATTTCATCAACGGACAGAAAACGAGGTTTACTGTCTGCTACAACCACCTTTTCAGCTTTAATCCACACTTTTCCACTTGCAAACTCAGGAGACATTACCGCAGAGCTTAGTCTCATTGATGTTTGCTGAGATTGACGACGACGCTGATTACCTACTCGTAGATGGCGAGGCAAACGACGACGTGAAGATTCTTTCCCTTCATTCTGCTTAATCGTAGTGTCTTTATTTTGCTCTGATGGCTGATCTTGTTGTTGAGACTCTTGTTGTGATAACAAAGGCTGAGCAACTTGAACTTGCTCCACTTTTTCAATCACTGTAGTACTTTGCTCTTTCTCAATAACACTATCCGCTATCTCTTTCTGATGCTGTGCTACTTCCTTTTGAGGAATATCTTGTTTAGCTGCATTTTCAACACGAATTTTCTTACGTAAATCTCTACGCTGTCTACGCTCTGCAACCTGATTACTATTTGGCTGTGGTGTTTTCGCTTGTTTTTTATCTACAACCGATACAACCTCTTCAGTTACATTACTAGTAGCAACATTATTTTTCTTACTTTCATTACGTTTTTTTGATTTAGCATTATTCTGCGTTACTTTGCGTCCATTATTAGAATTCGTATACTCTTTTCGATTACGGCGATCTCGTTGATTCCGACCTCGATTATTATGTTGATATTTTCCTTTTTTAGGCTTAACTTCTTCTTCCTCAACAAAAATACCTTTAATTTTTTTGATAATACGACTAATTAATGACACTTTCTTTTCTTTAGATACTGGTGCTGGTTGCAAGTTTAAATTAGTATCTTGCAATACAGACTCAACAGTAATAACAGGTTCATTATTTGCAAGAGACTTTTCAGTCAACACATCATTTGTCACTGTACCATCTTCATCTCTTAACTGATAAAATTTTGCTAAATCATAACTCAAGGTCGAAGATATTTCATTTTCTCGTAAACGATAAACGCTAAAGTGAGGTGTTTCCATATTTTCATTTGGTACCACCATAACATTAACATTATGACGTTTTTCGATGCTGTCCACTGCTTTACGTTTTTCATTCAACAAGTATGACGCAACCTCTACAGGAACAACTGCGTGTACTTGTTTAGAATTATCTTTTATCGCTTCTTCTTCTACTAAACGTAAGATCGAAAGTGAAATAGACTCGTTATCTCGTACTTTACCTGTACCCTGACAACGAGAGCAGATATGTGAAGATGC
This DNA window, taken from Pasteurella skyensis, encodes the following:
- the rne gene encoding ribonuclease E; its protein translation is MRRMLINATQKEELRVALVDGQRLFDLDIESPGHEQKKSNIYKGRITRVEPSLEAAFVDYGTERHGFLPLKEISREYFPEGYVFRGSPSIKDIIKEGQEIIIQVNKEERGNKGAALTTFISLAGSYLVLIPNNPRAGGISRRIEGEERLELKEILENLDVPDNMGLIVRTAGVGKSPEELQWDLQVLLHHWEAIRKAAKSRPAPFLIHQESDVIVRAIRDYLRRDIGEILIDSKKIFEKAKNHIRLVRPDFINRVRLYEGEVPLFSHYQIESQIESAFQREVRLPSGGSIVIDATEALTAIDINSARATRGSDIEETALNTNLEAADEIARQMRLRDLGGLIVIDFIDMTPVRHQREVENRIREAVLQDRARIQFGRISRFGLLEMSRQRLSSSLSEASSHICSRCQGTGKVRDNESISLSILRLVEEEAIKDNSKQVHAVVPVEVASYLLNEKRKAVDSIEKRHNVNVMVVPNENMETPHFSVYRLRENEISSTLSYDLAKFYQLRDEDGTVTNDVLTEKSLANNEPVITVESVLQDTNLNLQPAPVSKEKKVSLISRIIKKIKGIFVEEEEVKPKKGKYQHNNRGRNQRDRRNRKEYTNSNNGRKVTQNNAKSKKRNESKKNNVATSNVTEEVVSVVDKKQAKTPQPNSNQVAERRQRRDLRKKIRVENAAKQDIPQKEVAQHQKEIADSVIEKEQSTTVIEKVEQVQVAQPLLSQQESQQQDQPSEQNKDTTIKQNEGKESSRRRLPRHLRVGNQRRRQSQQTSMRLSSAVMSPEFASGKVWIKAEKVVVADSKPRFLSVDEMLEQQNNELLTPVTPIVVKDKSVSSSRPLGNVITQESDRDLVKEKNEKQKKSHSSDQVTVAVNEVQEEVKGKQLQTESYQSSYQFDGNLGTVSRVAHTTAEMTLATSPLESEECFEAVEWQDSRYYFYGKGFGGHSSATSHIYSAPRLANTSEE
- the rpsG gene encoding 30S ribosomal protein S7, giving the protein MPRRRVIGQRKILPDPKFGSELLAKFINVLMVDGKKSIAESIVYGALETLAQRTGKDALEAFEEALENVRPTVEVKSRRVGGSTYQVPVEVRPVRRNALAMRWIVDSARKRGDKSMALRLANELSDATENKGASVKKREDVHRMAEANKAFAHYRW
- a CDS encoding TonB-dependent receptor, yielding MRYSNISIGIVSIVFSSNIFALQTENSTILNVDKTPSTELGTIYVHPEYLEIEHLRNTKEIIVISKEQIQEKGHRTISDILAEVPSVSVGATGHGQIDIRGQGADQASRNIQVIVDGVPITALTNHPNQLNYDVIPVEQIERIEIIPGGGSVLYGSGASGGIVNITSSVKSVDNPVYSLSGESNSKGYRLNVNLGTRLNDNLAVTFNASKLNRDLHFVDTFRHSEYYSAGLSWDINDTQNLTVRASHLNEDSLYLENISYDKVKKYGTNYRPKIKNGKRAYLYGDRRQDHISVTYRYNTVNNISVISDAFYQKGFYVGVKELDKTVYTNAFGIRNKVKWHYMNGGELLIGIDGTVQKSQLEYYSYKKPKIFNYDKKVFAGYIANQLKWGNWETSQGIRRELTKWGFEKARYQYSIKENQIFNDTKNLWNTAFDLSLAYHYSDSGRVYARYERGYTVPDGIQVTDIVSSMNKDKKKIYHYRGTRAEPEKFNMYEIGLKDSFKFTTVNLVGWYSQTNNQMSRLIYRGNYETINALKTKRWGMDLSMIQQFGNLTLEESYSYLKGRTDYASDEIRKYIASKRYKGKTSNFLRSGLQKVPRHKVALRATYDFTDNLSATVRYTYQSKYENTMYQEDQEGKGNDQVKSFEIVDLSMKYQPRDWIQVYGGITNVFDKKYFNYSSGTGFSPTIVPGAERGYFLGLKAVF
- the rpsL gene encoding 30S ribosomal protein S12, encoding MATINQLVRKPRVKKVVKSNVPALESCPQKRGVCTRVYTTTPKKPNSALRKVCRIRLTNGYEVTSYIGGEGHNLQEHSVVLIRGGRVKDLPGVRYHTVRGALDCAGVKDRKQARSKYGVKRPKS